CATCAGGTGTTTTGGTGGGACTAAAAACATATTACCTCCGAGTGAAGACTATGATTAATGGTGTTGAGACATATACTCCTATCGTAAACTTTACTACAGAAGCCCGTGTTCCTGATGTACCTCAGATTGCTTCTCCATTAAACGGAAGTACTATTGAGAGTAGTACGTTGAAAGTTAATTGGAATGAAGAACCACGAGCAAAGAACTTCAGAATTGAATTATGTTCTTCAAATAGTTTTTCTCCTCGACAAACTAAGATCAAATTGGTTGATCCATTTGTTTATGAAACGATATACGATGGTCTTACTTCCGGAACTTATTACGTGAGAGCAAGAGCTGAATACAATGATAAAGATGCTAATGGGAATATTATTACGGCTGTTACAAACTGGTCTGATACCATTCAAGTAACTTATAAGTTACCTACAGGAATTGAAGATATACAAAAAGAGGCAAACCGTTATTATATAATCAATTCAGGTGCAGGCGATAAAAAGTTAGTTGTTGAGTTGTGCGAATCTTCTAAAATTTCTGTTAGTCTGAATTCAGTATCCGGAGTTCAGTTAATGTCTCTGAATCAGCTTATGCCTGCAGGTCAGCATGTTATAGATCTTTCTATTCAGAATGTGCCAGCCGGAATTTATCTGATATTTATTGAGGCGGACGGTAAACGTGAAACCCTTAAACTAATTAAATAGAATATATTGTTTTTCAATATAAATTGTGATTATTGTTTAACTAAATTTTAAGATTATGAAAAAAGTATTACTTGGAGTTGCTGCTCTGTTTATTGGCGCAGCATCAATGAACGCACAAACAGGCGTTAAAGATACAGCAGTTTACAATCCTACAAATGGATATGAACTGAGGAATCTTTGGATTCAGTCTGAATTGTCTAATAATAAACAAATTATTACTGACATAGGTGAGGCCAGAGGTATGGCTGTTCGTAACGGTGAACTTTTGTTCTGTCAACGCGGTGGTACATCTACAAGTGGAAACATTTTGATTTATGATGGAGCAACCGGTGCATTCAAACGTAATGTTGCTCTAGCTAGCAATGTATTTGCATTGAATGATACAGCAAAGGTAACCAAGGTTTTTGGTGTTTGTAATGATATTCAGGTTGATGATGCAGGACATGTACTTGTTGCAAACTTACAAACAAATGCTGCAAAAGAAAGTTTCCAGGTTTGGAATATTAATCTTGCAGACGGAACAGGTACAAAAGTTCTGGATTGTTTGCTAACAGGTCTTACTGATGTATTCCGTATTGATGCATTTGGTGTTTATGGAGACGTAACAGGTGATGGATATCTGATGGCTGCTATTGCTGGTGATATCGCTGGTGCAGGTGACCAGGTACTTCGCTGGGATATTAAAGGTGGTGTCCTTGACGGGAACAATCCTGAATTTATAACTATACAAAGTTATTATCCAGTTGCTGCAAAGACTAATGGTACTGGACCACGTGTATGTCCGGTAGATAATGACCTTTTCTATCTGGATGGATTTAACTCTGCTGCAACTCTGTATGACATGAATGGTGTAATTGTAGATGGTTTTGCTAATGCTACTGATTGTGCTCCATTAAATATTGGAAATAACGGTGTAGATGAATTCTCTATCAATGGTAAAGACTTCGTAACATATATTTACTCTAATAACACTGTTTCTCCATACCAGGCATGGAACTTGTGTGAACTTGGTGCAGGTATGCAATTTACCGGTATGCAGAAATATTTCCAATTCCCTAAAGCTGGTTTAGGAAAAGCGTCTAATGCTGTTCGTACAGCATTGCCTCGCATCGAAGTAAATCCTGCTAAAACTGTTGCTACACTTTATGTATATGCATATAAGAGTGGAGTTGCAGCTTACCAGTTTGGTTTGACAAAAGATCTTCCTACTCAATCAGGAATCAGTAAGAATCATGCAGATGCTGCATTGAACGTTGTTGCTACTGCTAATGGCATCGAATTGTCTGAAGCTGCTAACGTTGAAGTATTTAACTTCGCTGGTCAGAAAGTAGCTGCTTTGAATAGCGCAAGTAAAGTTGTTTTGGCTCCTGGAATGTACATTGTAAAAGCAATTACTGCCAACGGAGAAGTTGTAACAGCAAAAGTTAATGTGAAATAATTAATTTGCTCTTTTTTAAACTTAAATAAAAGGGTGATCTATGTAGTCACCCTTTTACTTTATCACTCTTCCACTCTTCTTTCTCGCATTAAATACATATACTTATGAAAAAACTGTATACTACTCTATCTCTTATTTTTTGTTTTTGTCTATTTACCTTTGCAGGTAAAGGAAATGATATCACCATAGGTGGTGTCGTTTATCAGACAGATACCTTGTCTCACATGAAAGTAGGGCCAGGTTCATATTATACGGCTCTTAAATATTATACATCAACTAAGGTACTTCGTGTCTTTATGCTTGAGGTAGACGCTAAGAATCCTTATATACGCTTTGAATCTGTATTAGGTAAAGATTCTACAATTACAACTGAAAGGACTTCATCAATGGCTATCCGCAAAAGCAAAGAGGGAGCCGTTTATTTTGCCGGAACAAATGCAGACTTTTTTGATACCTCAGCAGCTAATCTTGGATATCCTATTCACGGATGTATTGTTGAAGGTCAGATAGCACGTACTCCAACAAACTCTACTCATATGGCATTTGCAGGTTCTGTGCCAATGTTGGATGTTGCAGCATTTACCAGCAGTAAATGTACTTTCGGGACTCAAACGTTAGCAATTAATAATGTTAATACAACCAGAGGTACAAATCAACTTATTCTTTATAATACACTAAACGGTAATTATACTCACACTAACTCTTACGGAACGGAAGTTTTAGTTGAGCTTCCTGCCGATACAAAATGGAATGTTAATACAACCATAAAAGCTAAAGTGGTAAAAAAAGAGTTAGCTAAAGGAAATATGCTTATTTTACCTAATCATGCTGTATTATCTAGCCATGGAACAGCTGATGCTTTTTTAACTCAGTTGAATGTAAATGATGAAGTGGAAATCTATCTGGGAGTAAATATGACAACCTTAGGAAGTTCTCCACAGATCAATGCAATGGTTGGTGGTGACCGTATGATTCTTCAATCAGGTGTTGTAACTGACAATGACTGGGCAGAACTTCATCCAAGAACATCAATTGGTTATTCTCAGGATCAAGGTAAGGTTTATTTCTGTGTTGTTGATGGTCGTTCCGGTTTATCCAATGGAACAACAACTAAGCAATTAGCTGATATTATGAAGAGTGCAGGTGCATATAACGCGCTGAATCTTGATGGTGGAGGCTCTAGCGCTATGTATATAAAAGAGTTCGGGGTAATGAACAATCCTAGTGATGGTTCTGAACGAGCTGTTTGTAATGGAATTTATGCAGTTAATACTTCTCCGGCAGATAATACTATTTCTGAAATCAAATGCTCTGTAAGCTCTATTTCATTGCCACGTTATGGTGTCTTTTCACCAAAATTCTATGGATATAATCAATATGGAACTCTAATCAATACAGATGTTAAAGGTGTCCAACTTTCTTGTTCAGCTGCATTAGGTGAGATTAATACTTCTGGCGCTTTTGTTGCTTCAGGTACCCAAAGCGGAACTTTACAAGCGGATTATAATGGAGTAAAAACCTCTGTTATGATTGATTTAAATGGTGAGGCAATCCCTTCCTTGCGACTTGATTCCGTGTTGGTAGATCAGAAACACGAATACGCAATTGAGGTGGAAGCTTTAGTAGGTGAGACAATGATGCCACTTCTTCCTCAGGCATTAACATGGACAACTGACAATTCTGCAATTTGTTCTGTGGACAATGGCATTTTGAAAGGAGTTTCTAATGGAACAACTTACATTCATGGAAAACTTGGCAGCGTAGAACTTACTCAGAAAGTAATTGTGGAAATTCCTTCATCAGATGTTTTATCTGTTGACAAGATTACCGATCTTTCTACCTGGACAGTGAAGGGATCATCGAATATATCGAATACGTCTATTACTTCGACAAGTTTCCCAACTACAATGAAGTATACTTACTCTTCTGGACGTTCTCCATATATCCAATTATATAAAGAATTTCCCTTATACAGCATTCCTGATTCCATGAAAGTTGTTTTAAATACCGGTAGAACAGGTGTGCTTAAAGCTCTTGTAACTGTAAGAGCTAACAATCAGACATCGTATTCACCCCTCGAATTTACTGGTTTTGAATTGGGAAAGGAATATGTTTTAAGCATGCCGATGAGTAAATTACTTACTGACATAAATGACCGTGCCTGTTATCCGGTTCGTTTTGAAGGCTTAAAACTGATGATAAATCCTACGACTCAGATAGCTGGGGAAGTGTATGATATTGAAGTAAAGGAATTCTCTTTAATATATGGAAACACAACAGTTGGCATCCTCAATCCGGAATTGATTTCCAGACTAAGAGTTTATCCTAATCCGGTAACGGAAGGAGTGGCTTATGTAGCTTTTGCCGTTGATCAACTTAAACCGGTTCGGATGGAATTGTACGCACTTACCGGTAAACTGCTCCGTTCAGAAAGACTGGAAAGTGGACAATCTGGTGAGATCAGACTACCGCTCCAGGGAATTGCATCGGGTACTTATTTGTTGAATTTGCATAGTGGAAATAAATCAGAGGCTGTGAAAATAATAATTAAGTAGTTGTTTTATTGTATTCTTGTACAAAAGAATGTATTCTTCTGTACAGAACAAATCAATCTTCTGTACAAAAGAATTAATTCTTTTGTACAGAAGAAATATAGTTTATAGGGATGTTTATGAAAATATAAGCAAGCTATTCTCTCTTAATCTACTTGTGTATCTCGGTCCATTCAATATGAACCTGTTTGCTGATGTTTCATTCGGTGGATATATGTAAAGTAGTGAAATAATTGATTGCAAAATCATGAAAATATAAGATACAATCCTTAAATATAAGACGATCATGAAAAAAACACTTTCAGCCTTTTTAGCTTTCATCTTTTCCTTATCTGTAAATGCACAAGCTCCCAACTGGGGAATTGCAGATACTCTGGAACATCATTCTTTAGGCCCTGGAATTCAATTCACAAAGATACGCTATAAAGATAAACCATTATTGATTTGGGTTACAACAATAGATTTGACTAACCCCAATAACAAAATCGAGCAGGTTCAGTCTCATAATAAGGTGCCCGATGTGGCTAGAGAGACAGTAATGGATATGTCGAAGAATAATACATATCAGAATCATAAGGTCTGCGCAGCGTTTAATCATGATTTCTTCTCTTATGAACAAGGTATATGCATCGGAGTTAATGTAAATAACGGAGAAATCCCCTATTCAAGTGGATGGGGACGTTCTCTTTTTGCTATTTCTGAAGGTAAAACAGCTTCTGTTTTCGCTCCTAATTTAGATGCGAAAGTCAATCTTACGGATGGCAGTTCGGTCAAGATCGATTTTTTTAATTCACAAGCTTTAGGCCTCACAGGTGATTGTATTTTATTCAATCGATTGAATGCACTAACGCTTACAGAATCTGGAAAGTATATAAAAATTAAGCCATTGTCAAAATGGACATTAAACGGTCCTGATATTGATTGTGAAGTATTGGAAGTGTCTGACTCACCATTGCAAACCAGTCAGACTGAGTATGTAATATATGCCCGCGGAAGTAAATTGACTGCTTTCGATGGAAAAATTAAAGCAGGAGATAAGATTTCAATTTCACAAAAACTTGCTAATGGTAAATTTGGAACACCTGCACAAAATATAGTAAACGCTTTTCATGGCTATCCCAGTATTGCTTATGAAGGAAAATTGCATGACGGGGAATACAATGATTTTGAAAACGGACGCGAGTATGAGGTTTCTGCCAGAGTGATGGCCGGAATGTCTCAAGATGGAAAAACAGTCTATATTGTAACCGTGGAATCTGGTTCAAGAAACAGTGTAGGAGTCAATTGCATTGATATTGCCAACTGGATGTTGGCTCATGGTTCCTGGAATGTGGTTAATTTTGATAGCGGTGGTTCTGTTGCCATTGTTGTGGATCATGAAATGCTTAACTATCCCGAACGAGGATCGGTGCGCCCGGTAGAAGATGGCCTGCTTGTTGTCTCTACAGCCGAAGAATCCAGCGAAGTGGCTTCTTATGCTTTTATCACTCCGACCCTCACTGCATCCGAAATATCATTATCTCCATTGACATTGTACTCTTTTAATAAGAACGGCGAGGTTCTTGAGAAAAATATACAAGGGTTCACCTTTTCCTGTATTCCTGAAGATTTAGGTATTGTTGATGAGAATGGTGTTTTTCATGCCGGAAATAAAATCCAGCAAGGTAAAATTTTGGCAACTAAAGACGGATTAACGGCAGAACTGGCTGTAAACGTTCGTTCTTTATCTGATATAAAGGTTTCTCCAACAAACATCTTATTGGATGGAGTTCGTAGGTTCCCTGTGCGATTGGAGGGAACCGTCGATAATAAGCAGTATTTATTAGACCCTAGTGCTTTTGTATGGAGTTCATCCAATCCAGCTTGTTGTGTTGTTGAGAATGGTATATTGCGAGGGATAGCTACCGGGAAAACGACATTGCAAGGAACTTACGGAGGTAAGGAGGTGGTTGTTGAGGTCTCAGTTGAGATTGCAGCAAAAGAGAGAGTTCACGAAAACTTCTCGGACATGTCCCTTTTTGTGGTCAACAAGAACTCACCGGTTTTAAATCTGAGATTTGAAAACAGTAATTTACCTTTGGGATGGACTGACGGAACTAATATGGCTTTTGATATTACCAGCGGCCGTCTGCCATATATTGAACTAGTGAAACCGGTTGTTTTCTACAGTTTGCCAGACTCTATGTCCATACAGTTGAAGGCGTCTGCAAATGCAGTCAAAAATATTCAGTTCTTCTTATCTTCAGCAACCAAAGCTGATTATAAACTAGTTGAAATGACGCTTCCTTCGCAAAAGGATTCGGTATTTGTCATTCCATTCAGTGAGGGCGGACCGTTGGAAACCACAGAATACCCAATTACATTGAATAAAATGAAGATAAATCTGGTTTCATCGGCAATGACCGGGATTACCTTGTCAATGCGTGATTTAAAAGCATATTATCCGGTCTTGACGGGAGTAGGTATTCCTGAAATTTCGCTAATAAAAAAAGGTGCATATATAACAACTATAAACGGCGAGGCTGTATTGCATTACAATATGCCTGAACCAGGAAAGGCCAGTGCCTCACTTTGGACAATGGATGGGCGTAAACTGGGTACTTTGTTCTCAACAACTCAACCGGCTGGTGAGCATACATGTTCTGTACCTTTTAACGGGGTGAATCCGGGCATCTATATGCTGCAGATGATTCTTAACGGTAAAATGGAAATCTTGAAATTTGTTGTTTCAAAATAATCTGAAAGAAAGAGTGAATTGAATAGCAGATATTATTTTCTTACGTACAAATAGATACAATAAATACTGACATTTATGAAAAAACAAGCAGGATATCTAATCTTATTCTTTATAAGTTTCGGATTACAGATTTTGGCAAGAGGTCCAATTAATATTCAGGGGATTTCAAAGGCTGTTGATACGTTGGCTTACAGACAAGTAGGCCCGGGGACGTTCTATACATATATGCGTCTTCCCGAACTTCCTATTAATGTTCATATGATGACTATTGATCTAAATAATCAGTATAATACAGTTGAGACATTTCAGGCAAATAACCGTGTTGGGAGTACTGAAAATATGACTAATGCTTATACAAGAATGTCATCGGCAAGACATGTGTCAATTGGTAGCATTAACGGTAATTTTTGGGTTGTTGCAGGTCAAGGACAACCCGATGTGCTATTGGGAGTACCTTACAGTGGTAGTGCCCGCAATGGTGAGATGATTACTGAGCCAAGTAACTGGAATCGTGGTCGTGGAACAACTCAAGAAGAGCTCCTGAATGAAATAGGTTTTGCCGCAATTGATGAAGATCGTAAGATGTGGATCTGTGATATGGGTTTTGACGGGAAAGTATCAATTGAAGGAGTAGGAGAGTATCCTATTTCTGAAATAAACAGAATCAGAAAAACGGATGAACTGGTTTTCTTCAATAGTTATGTGGGGCAGACTACCCGAACAGACGACACAGGAACCGAAGTCTTTATCAAACCGGTTGAAGGGCAATCGTGGGGGGTAAATAAAGAAACTTTATGCGAGGTTGTTCGCATTGTGAAAGATAAAGGTGCTAATGCCCTTGAAGCGGGCGAATCGGTTCTTTCTGGAAATGGTAAAGCAAAGACATTTCTTGAGAACCTGACTATAGGAGCCAAGATTAAAGTAAACATGGGCGTCTATACTCTTGTTGATAAATTAAGACCAGTTGTAAAAGAGATGGTTACAGGTAATGCGTTGGTAATGAAAGATGGTAACTTAACATATAGAAATACCAATGAAGCATACAATTCTCAGCTATATCCAAGAACCGGTATTGGCATGTCGGCCGATAAAAAAACAGTGTATCTGATAGTTATTGACGGAAAGTCTTCTGTCTCAGTGGGTGCAAGTACAGCGACAATGTGTGAGATATTAAAAGCAGCTGGCGCAGTTAATGCCACAAGTATGGACGGTGGTGGATCTGCACAAATGATGCTTAGGGGAAAAATCGTGAATGCGGCTGCTGATGGTAAAGAAAGAGCTGTTGCTAATGGCTGGATGCTTTTTTCTACAGCCCCTGCTGATCCCGAAATATCGAAAATTGAATTCTCTGATTATAAGTTGACAATCCCGGCAAATTCTAGCTACCGCCCCTCTTTTCTGGGATATAATCAATATGGAGAATTAATAAATGAAAATTTAGAAGGAGTGACCTTGAGTTGTGAACCTACTTTGGGGAAAGTTGTTGATGGACAATTTCAAGCATCGGGTGCTCCCCAGAAGGGAAAACTGATTGCTCGTTATAACGGGATTGAGAGTCAAAAAGAGATTACAATTCAAACTTCAGAGATGTCTATTCGCCTTGACTCGGTTCTGTTGGACAACAGAAAAGGTTATCCAATAGAAGTTCTTGCAAA
The Bacteroides sedimenti genome window above contains:
- a CDS encoding phosphodiester glycosidase family protein — its product is MKKQAGYLILFFISFGLQILARGPINIQGISKAVDTLAYRQVGPGTFYTYMRLPELPINVHMMTIDLNNQYNTVETFQANNRVGSTENMTNAYTRMSSARHVSIGSINGNFWVVAGQGQPDVLLGVPYSGSARNGEMITEPSNWNRGRGTTQEELLNEIGFAAIDEDRKMWICDMGFDGKVSIEGVGEYPISEINRIRKTDELVFFNSYVGQTTRTDDTGTEVFIKPVEGQSWGVNKETLCEVVRIVKDKGANALEAGESVLSGNGKAKTFLENLTIGAKIKVNMGVYTLVDKLRPVVKEMVTGNALVMKDGNLTYRNTNEAYNSQLYPRTGIGMSADKKTVYLIVIDGKSSVSVGASTATMCEILKAAGAVNATSMDGGGSAQMMLRGKIVNAAADGKERAVANGWMLFSTAPADPEISKIEFSDYKLTIPANSSYRPSFLGYNQYGELINENLEGVTLSCEPTLGKVVDGQFQASGAPQKGKLIARYNGIESQKEITIQTSEMSIRLDSVLLDNRKGYPIEVLAKSGDLLFNVDPASLEWEVKNPEICKIDNGVLTGLSNGTTLVRGQFGNFNDSIKIITEIPPADKLSMDVINDLSVWTVKGSSNILNGMLTSSTFPTTIRYTYTAGRSPYVQLYKETKLYSIPDSIRVVLNTGTSGVLKAIVTVRANNQISYSPIEYTGIEAGKDYVLSLPMGKLMSDVNDRACYPVYFEGLKLMLNTATQVANQVYEIAIKEFSLVYGNINVGFTNPELISKFRIYPNPATEGVVYALVSDDNSQPTRIELYDLSGKLMRSVNIKKVGSDEIRFSLQGISSGTYLIKLCNGNKSEVVKLVVR
- a CDS encoding phosphodiester glycosidase family protein, which translates into the protein MKKLYTTLSLIFCFCLFTFAGKGNDITIGGVVYQTDTLSHMKVGPGSYYTALKYYTSTKVLRVFMLEVDAKNPYIRFESVLGKDSTITTERTSSMAIRKSKEGAVYFAGTNADFFDTSAANLGYPIHGCIVEGQIARTPTNSTHMAFAGSVPMLDVAAFTSSKCTFGTQTLAINNVNTTRGTNQLILYNTLNGNYTHTNSYGTEVLVELPADTKWNVNTTIKAKVVKKELAKGNMLILPNHAVLSSHGTADAFLTQLNVNDEVEIYLGVNMTTLGSSPQINAMVGGDRMILQSGVVTDNDWAELHPRTSIGYSQDQGKVYFCVVDGRSGLSNGTTTKQLADIMKSAGAYNALNLDGGGSSAMYIKEFGVMNNPSDGSERAVCNGIYAVNTSPADNTISEIKCSVSSISLPRYGVFSPKFYGYNQYGTLINTDVKGVQLSCSAALGEINTSGAFVASGTQSGTLQADYNGVKTSVMIDLNGEAIPSLRLDSVLVDQKHEYAIEVEALVGETMMPLLPQALTWTTDNSAICSVDNGILKGVSNGTTYIHGKLGSVELTQKVIVEIPSSDVLSVDKITDLSTWTVKGSSNISNTSITSTSFPTTMKYTYSSGRSPYIQLYKEFPLYSIPDSMKVVLNTGRTGVLKALVTVRANNQTSYSPLEFTGFELGKEYVLSMPMSKLLTDINDRACYPVRFEGLKLMINPTTQIAGEVYDIEVKEFSLIYGNTTVGILNPELISRLRVYPNPVTEGVAYVAFAVDQLKPVRMELYALTGKLLRSERLESGQSGEIRLPLQGIASGTYLLNLHSGNKSEAVKIIIK
- a CDS encoding phosphodiester glycosidase family protein, with protein sequence MKKTLSAFLAFIFSLSVNAQAPNWGIADTLEHHSLGPGIQFTKIRYKDKPLLIWVTTIDLTNPNNKIEQVQSHNKVPDVARETVMDMSKNNTYQNHKVCAAFNHDFFSYEQGICIGVNVNNGEIPYSSGWGRSLFAISEGKTASVFAPNLDAKVNLTDGSSVKIDFFNSQALGLTGDCILFNRLNALTLTESGKYIKIKPLSKWTLNGPDIDCEVLEVSDSPLQTSQTEYVIYARGSKLTAFDGKIKAGDKISISQKLANGKFGTPAQNIVNAFHGYPSIAYEGKLHDGEYNDFENGREYEVSARVMAGMSQDGKTVYIVTVESGSRNSVGVNCIDIANWMLAHGSWNVVNFDSGGSVAIVVDHEMLNYPERGSVRPVEDGLLVVSTAEESSEVASYAFITPTLTASEISLSPLTLYSFNKNGEVLEKNIQGFTFSCIPEDLGIVDENGVFHAGNKIQQGKILATKDGLTAELAVNVRSLSDIKVSPTNILLDGVRRFPVRLEGTVDNKQYLLDPSAFVWSSSNPACCVVENGILRGIATGKTTLQGTYGGKEVVVEVSVEIAAKERVHENFSDMSLFVVNKNSPVLNLRFENSNLPLGWTDGTNMAFDITSGRLPYIELVKPVVFYSLPDSMSIQLKASANAVKNIQFFLSSATKADYKLVEMTLPSQKDSVFVIPFSEGGPLETTEYPITLNKMKINLVSSAMTGITLSMRDLKAYYPVLTGVGIPEISLIKKGAYITTINGEAVLHYNMPEPGKASASLWTMDGRKLGTLFSTTQPAGEHTCSVPFNGVNPGIYMLQMILNGKMEILKFVVSK
- a CDS encoding T9SS type A sorting domain-containing protein, producing MKKVLLGVAALFIGAASMNAQTGVKDTAVYNPTNGYELRNLWIQSELSNNKQIITDIGEARGMAVRNGELLFCQRGGTSTSGNILIYDGATGAFKRNVALASNVFALNDTAKVTKVFGVCNDIQVDDAGHVLVANLQTNAAKESFQVWNINLADGTGTKVLDCLLTGLTDVFRIDAFGVYGDVTGDGYLMAAIAGDIAGAGDQVLRWDIKGGVLDGNNPEFITIQSYYPVAAKTNGTGPRVCPVDNDLFYLDGFNSAATLYDMNGVIVDGFANATDCAPLNIGNNGVDEFSINGKDFVTYIYSNNTVSPYQAWNLCELGAGMQFTGMQKYFQFPKAGLGKASNAVRTALPRIEVNPAKTVATLYVYAYKSGVAAYQFGLTKDLPTQSGISKNHADAALNVVATANGIELSEAANVEVFNFAGQKVAALNSASKVVLAPGMYIVKAITANGEVVTAKVNVK